A single genomic interval of Armigeres subalbatus isolate Guangzhou_Male chromosome 1, GZ_Asu_2, whole genome shotgun sequence harbors:
- the LOC134218269 gene encoding uncharacterized protein LOC134218269: protein MIRQFWEIEEVPNTATTSTEEQRCEDHFTSTHFRDNSGRFVVRLPLKENANQMDSCRNLAIRRFFMLENRLQRNPELKAQYVDFIREYLQLGHCREVNVIDNIKPYYLPHHAVLRPGSSSTKCRVVFDASAKSAPTNLSLNDVLLIGPVVQSDIVSIMLRFRLHQIVFSADITKMYRQINVHPDDTHKQRIYWRENPNDPLKILELLTVTYGTASAPFQATRCLVQLANEEEATFPVAANIIKSDCYVDDVLSGTATIDDAIEAQHQLQLMLARGGFPIHKWCSNSPELLARIPEDEKETLKPLADRHVNNVIKVLGLLWEPITDELLIAECAKAPTERDPPATKRIIYSEVAKHYDPLGLFAPSILLAKLLVQRLWQCKLDWNEPVDDQTQMEWNNLKTALPQLMQMHLMRHTEPAFTSKA from the exons ATGATTCGCCAATTCTGGGAAATTGAAGAAGTTCCGAATACTGCCACTACTTCGACCGAAGAACAACGATGTGAAGACCATTTTACATCAACACACTTCCGAGACAACAGTGGACGATTTGTGGTTCGATTACCGCTCAAAGAGAACGCCAATCAGATGGACAGCTGCCGAAATCTAGCAATACGACGCTTTTTCATGCTAGAAAATCGGCTACAGCGCAACCCCGAACTGAAAGCGCAATATGTGGACTTCATCCGAGAGTATCTGCAACTTGGTCATTGCCGAGAGGTAAATGTGATCGACAACATCAAGCCATATTATTTGCCACATCACGCGGTACTTCGTCCTGGAAGCTCGTCGACAAAATGTCGGGTTGTTTTCGACGCAAGCGCTAAATCTGCTCCAACGAATCTGTCGCTCAACGATGTGCTGCTGATAGGTCCAGTAGTTCAAAGCGACATCGTCTCCATCATGCTTCGCTTTCGACTACACCAGATTGTTTTCTCGGCGGACATTACCAAGATGTACCGTCAGATTAATGTGCACCCCGACGACACACACAAGCAGCGTATATATTGGAGGGAGAATCCGAACGATCCGCTGAAAATTCTGGAGCTACTGACCGTCACTTACGGTACTGCTTCAGCGCCTTTCCAAGCCACTCGATGCCTGGTGCAGCtggccaacgaagaagaagcgACATTCCCGGTAGCAGCAAATATCATCAAGTCTGACTGTTATGTTGACGACGTCTTATCAGGGACTGCTACGATCGACGATGCTATCGAAGCACAACACCAGCTACAATTGATGTTGGCTCGTGGTGGATTCCCAATTCACAAGTGGTGCTCTAATTCACCCGAGCTACTTGCACGTATTCCGGAAGACGAGAAAGAAACGCTGAAGCCGCTTGCAGATCGCCATGTCAACAATGTCATCAAGGTTCTCGGCCTACTGTGGGAGCCAATCACCGATGAACTTTTAATTGCCGAATGCGCAAAGGCGCCAACTGAACGCGACCCACCAGCTACGAAGCGTATAATCTACTCGGAGGTAGCGAAACACTACGATCCGCTAGGATTATTCGCACCTTCTATCCTTTTAGCAAAGCTTCTGGTACAACGCTTATGGCAATGTAAACTGGATTGGAACGAACCCGTTGACGACCAAACACAAATGGAATGGAACAACCTCAAGACCGCGCTCCCTCAACTGATGCAG ATGCATCTAATGCGGCATACGGAGCCTGCGTTTACATCCAAAGCCTAA